CCAATCCATTCTGGGCCAGAGCTATGGCAACATCGAACTGATCCTGATAGATGATGCCTCTACGGACGGCTCGAACAAAGTGCTGCAGAACTTCGCCGGCCTGAATAGGGTGCGGGTGTTCCGCAACTCGGTCAATCTCGAATGTGCCAGGACGTTCAACCGCGGCATAGAGCTTTCTGATGGAGACTATTTCGGCATCCTGGCCGCGGATGACACCTGGGAGCCCGGTTTCGTGACCGCGGCCGTGGAGGCGCTCGAAAGCCACCCCGAGGCCGCGTTCTGTTACTGCCGGTTGAACCTCATGCAGCGCGACGGTCGGAAAACACCGCGCCGCCGTGACCGGATACCGCACCCGAGTGATTTTTACGGTTTCGAATTCGAAAACATTGTTCGCAACCTCAATCCGATCCCGCACCATGCCACCCTGGTGCGAAAAAAATGCGTCTTGGAGCTGGGCGGCTATGACCCCGAACTCACCACTACGCACGACTGGGACCTCTGGCTGCGTCTGTCGCGGCGCTGGCCGGTCGTCTTCATCGACGCTCACCTGGCAAATTACCGGGTGCACGAGGCCAACGTCTCACGGCAAAGAAGCCGCTCCGGAGACAAGGAGCGGCTGATTGTCGCGTTGCTCGACAGACTGTTTCAGGAAAAGGACCTCCCAGCCGGACTGCGCGGTGAGAAAGAAGCTATATATGCCCGGGCCTACCTGGATATTGCCGAGGGCTACCGGGTGATTGCGGACTACCCCCGGATGCGGCGGGCCTGGCTCAAAGCGATCCGTCTGAGCCATGACCCACGCCTTCTGCTGCAGTACCGACATGTCCTGCTGAGCCTGCTGGCCCGCTGAATCAGGCCAGTGGACGTTCCGGAGGGCAGTTTCTCCGGGCCAGGTACCACTCGACCGTTTTCTCGATCCCCTCGCGCAACGGATAGGAAGATTCGAACCCGAAGTATTTCCTGGCCCGCGAGACATCCAGGCAGCGCCGTGGCTGACCGCCCGGCATGCGGCT
This region of bacterium genomic DNA includes:
- a CDS encoding glycosyltransferase, producing the protein MSKLPLVSAIIPVYNQAAFVEKAVQSILGQSYGNIELILIDDASTDGSNKVLQNFAGLNRVRVFRNSVNLECARTFNRGIELSDGDYFGILAADDTWEPGFVTAAVEALESHPEAAFCYCRLNLMQRDGRKTPRRRDRIPHPSDFYGFEFENIVRNLNPIPHHATLVRKKCVLELGGYDPELTTTHDWDLWLRLSRRWPVVFIDAHLANYRVHEANVSRQRSRSGDKERLIVALLDRLFQEKDLPAGLRGEKEAIYARAYLDIAEGYRVIADYPRMRRAWLKAIRLSHDPRLLLQYRHVLLSLLAR